A window of Lacibacter sediminis contains these coding sequences:
- a CDS encoding AAA family ATPase gives MNSTTEKQFELIDHLNHILHHLKNKFVGKDDIIDLMGICLAGRENLFLLGPPGTAKSAMVRELSKLINGKSFEYLLTRFTEPNELFGPFDIRKLREGDLVTNTEGMLPEANLIFLDELLNANSAILNSLLMVLNEKVFRRGRENRELPVVMIVGASNHLPEDEALAALFDRFLIRVRCDYVDPALLNNVLEAGWKLEKKDMADKPEISAENIFDIQSMIGLVDLQEIRPAYINLVEMLRNAGVQVSDRRAVKLQRLIAASALLCKRTKAIPSDMWVMRYIWDTEEQQEVIAGIVNTVVSADKETASQHPRASLQAIPNADEIYKEVVDMTEKWDDVSLALAERTIIKDRLRYLNGRCEWISNEVQRKFVQEPIDALWQKIIHSA, from the coding sequence ATGAATTCTACCACTGAAAAACAATTTGAGCTAATTGATCATCTCAATCATATTCTCCATCACCTGAAAAACAAATTTGTCGGTAAAGATGATATTATCGACTTAATGGGCATTTGTCTGGCAGGTCGTGAGAACCTTTTTCTTCTTGGTCCTCCCGGTACAGCTAAAAGCGCAATGGTTCGTGAGTTATCAAAACTTATCAATGGTAAATCGTTTGAATATCTGCTTACAAGGTTTACAGAACCGAATGAGTTGTTCGGCCCTTTTGATATTAGAAAATTGAGAGAGGGTGATCTTGTAACGAATACGGAGGGAATGCTTCCTGAAGCAAACCTGATATTCTTAGATGAATTACTGAATGCCAACAGCGCTATTCTGAATAGTCTCTTGATGGTATTGAATGAAAAAGTATTTCGCAGAGGTAGAGAAAACAGAGAATTGCCTGTAGTTATGATCGTTGGCGCAAGTAATCATTTGCCCGAAGATGAAGCACTGGCTGCTTTGTTTGATCGTTTTCTTATTCGTGTTCGTTGCGATTATGTTGATCCTGCTTTATTGAATAATGTATTGGAGGCTGGCTGGAAACTTGAAAAGAAGGATATGGCCGACAAGCCTGAAATTTCAGCAGAGAATATTTTTGATATCCAGTCAATGATCGGGTTAGTTGATCTCCAGGAAATACGCCCTGCTTATATTAACCTGGTTGAAATGTTGCGGAATGCCGGTGTGCAGGTAAGTGATCGGCGGGCAGTAAAACTTCAAAGGTTGATTGCTGCAAGCGCACTGTTATGCAAGCGAACAAAAGCAATTCCTTCGGATATGTGGGTGATGCGATATATCTGGGATACAGAGGAGCAGCAGGAAGTAATTGCAGGTATTGTTAATACAGTTGTATCCGCTGATAAAGAAACCGCAAGTCAACATCCACGTGCATCATTACAAGCAATACCCAATGCTGATGAAATTTATAAAGAGGTTGTGGACATGACAGAGAAGTGGGACGATGTTTCTTTGGCACTAGCAGAACGTACTATTATTAAAGACAGGTTACGTTATTTGAATGGACGTTGCGAATGGATCAGCAATGAAGTGCAACGAAAATTTGTGCAGGAACCGATTGATGCTTTATGGCAAAAAATAATTCACTCGGCCTGA
- a CDS encoding metallophosphoesterase family protein — MKRTLVIGDIHGGLKALEQVLQKAAVTKDDCLIFLGDYVDGWSESAQTVAFLIELAKEQPCIFIKGNHDAWTEGWLRTGAAENRWLFNGGEETRQSYDGFSEEERLRHLQFFEQTKMFHVDEQNRLFIHAGFTSMHGPEQEFYSTNFTWDRTLWEMALTMDKRIQKDSLLFPKRLKLFSEIYIGHTPTVAYNITVPMQGCNVWNIDTGAAFTGPLTILDVDTKQFWQSDFLPELYPNEKGRNRD; from the coding sequence ATGAAAAGAACATTAGTAATTGGTGATATACACGGCGGATTAAAAGCTCTGGAACAGGTGTTGCAAAAAGCAGCTGTAACAAAAGATGACTGTTTGATTTTTCTCGGTGACTATGTAGATGGTTGGAGCGAATCTGCACAAACAGTTGCATTCCTTATTGAGTTGGCAAAGGAGCAACCTTGCATTTTTATAAAAGGGAATCATGATGCGTGGACTGAAGGTTGGCTGAGAACTGGTGCAGCAGAAAACAGGTGGTTATTTAATGGCGGTGAAGAAACAAGGCAAAGTTATGACGGCTTTAGTGAAGAAGAACGATTGAGGCATCTTCAATTCTTTGAGCAAACGAAAATGTTTCATGTGGATGAACAGAACCGCTTATTCATTCATGCTGGCTTCACATCTATGCATGGACCTGAGCAGGAATTCTACTCAACAAACTTCACCTGGGACAGAACACTTTGGGAAATGGCCTTAACCATGGATAAAAGGATTCAAAAAGATTCTCTTCTTTTTCCGAAACGGTTGAAATTATTTTCAGAAATCTATATTGGCCATACGCCAACTGTTGCTTACAACATAACTGTGCCAATGCAGGGTTGTAACGTGTGGAATATAGATACAGGTGCAGCATTTACCGGTCCGCTAACAATACTTGATGTTGATACAAAACAGTTCTGGCAGAGTGATTTCTTGCCAGAATTGTATCCAAATGAAAAGGGAAGGAATAGAGATTAA